The Pseudanabaena sp. BC1403 genome has a window encoding:
- a CDS encoding HlyD family secretion protein has protein sequence MTELNLTPSSTHDPAIEKSNTIVQPPVTENIPSPKSHPQWLGIALGLGAIAIIGVGSWYIFRPQTQNAIGFSGRIEGYETDVSTKSSGRVEEVTVREGDNVTKGQLLVRLDDAEIRSELQAASSQVVAAQKRALEAELQISVIENQLADASLGVLQSEGDSQGKIAEAKGLISTAEAFVAQEQARVEEAKALLEQTRVDRDRYAQLAKEGAETAQRYDLAKTAYNTALAAVYSREKAVEAARQSVGIARGKLQQAQTTTLNPARQSTQVARLQAQSDQARSLLAVAQADVKTAEANRQLIQSRLNNLTVNSPINGVVTVRSIELGTVVLPTRPLLRIVDLKSVYMRGFIPEGDVGKIRVGQSALVFLDADHDRKNPLKATVTAIDAKASFTPENVYFKRDRTQQVFGVKLAIDDSNGFAKIGMPVDAEIELK, from the coding sequence ATGACAGAGCTTAATTTGACCCCATCATCAACTCACGATCCTGCGATTGAGAAAAGCAACACCATCGTGCAGCCACCCGTAACTGAAAACATTCCATCGCCAAAATCGCACCCACAATGGCTAGGAATTGCTCTAGGGTTAGGTGCGATCGCGATTATCGGCGTAGGTAGTTGGTATATCTTCCGTCCGCAAACTCAAAATGCGATCGGCTTTAGTGGACGCATTGAAGGCTATGAAACCGATGTCAGCACCAAATCCTCTGGGAGAGTGGAAGAAGTCACCGTCAGAGAAGGCGATAATGTCACCAAAGGACAGTTATTAGTCCGCCTCGATGATGCCGAAATTCGCTCTGAACTTCAAGCCGCTTCCTCACAGGTAGTTGCCGCTCAAAAACGAGCGCTCGAAGCCGAGTTACAGATTTCGGTGATCGAAAATCAACTTGCTGATGCCAGTTTGGGTGTACTGCAATCTGAAGGCGATAGCCAAGGCAAAATCGCTGAAGCCAAGGGATTGATCTCCACTGCCGAAGCCTTTGTCGCTCAAGAACAGGCAAGGGTGGAAGAGGCAAAAGCACTATTAGAGCAAACTAGAGTCGATCGCGATCGCTATGCTCAACTTGCGAAAGAAGGTGCGGAAACTGCCCAACGCTATGACCTCGCCAAAACTGCCTACAACACGGCATTAGCAGCAGTATATAGTCGTGAAAAAGCCGTGGAAGCTGCCCGTCAGTCCGTTGGCATCGCAAGAGGCAAATTGCAACAAGCTCAAACCACCACGCTCAATCCCGCTCGCCAATCCACTCAAGTCGCCAGACTCCAAGCCCAATCTGACCAAGCCCGCAGTCTTTTGGCTGTAGCTCAAGCCGATGTCAAAACCGCCGAAGCCAATCGCCAATTAATCCAAAGTCGATTGAATAATCTCACCGTCAACAGTCCCATTAACGGCGTAGTTACAGTTCGCAGTATCGAACTCGGTACGGTCGTATTACCAACTCGTCCGCTCTTACGGATTGTCGATCTCAAGTCTGTCTATATGCGCGGATTCATTCCTGAAGGTGATGTTGGCAAAATCCGCGTCGGTCAATCAGCACTAGTATTCCTCGATGCCGATCACGATCGCAAAAATCCCCTCAAAGCCACAGTAACGGCGATCGATGCCAAAGCTTCGTTTACCCCCGAAAATGTCTATTTCAAACGCGATCGGACACAGCAGGTATTTGGAGTAAAACTAGCGATCGATGATTCCAATGGATTCGCTAAAATCGGTATGCCCGTCGATGCTGAAATCGAGTTGAAGTAG
- a CDS encoding helix-turn-helix domain-containing protein, with translation MNPPSNRQNTLTERLEKGDLFAQPCPSRGILKHVCSQWGVLCLMTLRQGTHRFSELRRKIGGVSEKMLAQSLQTLAEDGFVLRVSHPVVPPFVEYSLTPMGEEVAEHVATLTDWIEVNLPRVLNARDRL, from the coding sequence ATGAATCCTCCCAGTAATCGTCAAAATACTTTGACAGAACGCCTTGAGAAAGGCGATCTTTTTGCTCAACCCTGCCCTTCTCGGGGAATCCTCAAGCATGTTTGCAGTCAGTGGGGTGTACTCTGTCTAATGACCCTTCGCCAAGGCACGCATCGATTTAGTGAGTTGAGACGAAAAATCGGGGGCGTTAGTGAGAAAATGCTCGCCCAAAGCTTGCAAACCTTAGCAGAAGATGGTTTTGTCCTGCGAGTGTCTCACCCTGTTGTGCCACCCTTTGTCGAGTACAGCCTCACGCCTATGGGAGAAGAGGTTGCCGAGCATGTTGCCACTTTGACTGATTGGATTGAAGTAAATCTACCAAGGGTGCTGAACGCCAGAGATAGACTATAG
- a CDS encoding SDR family oxidoreductase produces the protein MIVITGASGMLGQLILKELLKSVPANELVAAVRSPQKVADFASLGVQVRLIDYNRPDTLEAAFTDAEKVLLISGSEVGSRVPQHANVIDACKNTDVKLLAYTSLLHADSSPLPLAAEHQQTEILLQESGLPHVILRHGWYTENYTAGIAAALEYGVLLGCAGEGKIASATRADYAAAAAVLLTSDRTDKVYELAGDEAYTLSEFAAELSRQSGKTVQYQNLSQDDYSRALQDAGLPQPLALMLAESDTGASKGGLFDDSKTLSQLIGRPTTPLSESIKASLTT, from the coding sequence ATGATTGTTATTACAGGCGCATCAGGAATGTTAGGGCAATTGATCCTGAAAGAACTTTTAAAGTCAGTTCCTGCTAATGAATTGGTAGCCGCAGTCCGAAGTCCACAAAAGGTCGCGGATTTTGCCAGCTTGGGTGTGCAAGTTCGGCTGATTGATTACAATCGCCCCGATACTCTGGAGGCGGCTTTTACGGATGCCGAAAAAGTGTTGCTAATTTCTGGCAGTGAAGTCGGTAGCCGCGTTCCTCAACATGCAAACGTGATCGACGCTTGTAAAAATACCGATGTAAAATTGCTAGCTTATACCAGCCTCCTGCACGCCGACAGTAGCCCCTTGCCATTGGCTGCCGAACATCAACAGACGGAGATTCTCCTCCAAGAGTCTGGGTTGCCCCATGTTATCTTGCGTCATGGCTGGTATACAGAAAATTATACTGCTGGTATTGCGGCAGCCCTTGAATATGGTGTTTTACTTGGCTGTGCGGGTGAAGGTAAAATTGCCTCAGCAACTCGTGCAGATTATGCCGCCGCTGCTGCTGTTTTATTGACAAGCGATCGCACTGACAAGGTGTATGAATTAGCAGGCGATGAGGCATATACTTTGAGCGAGTTTGCGGCTGAACTTAGTAGGCAGTCTGGGAAGACTGTTCAGTATCAGAATCTAAGTCAAGACGACTATAGTCGTGCGTTACAAGATGCTGGTTTACCTCAGCCACTTGCCTTGATGCTAGCGGAATCGGATACGGGAGCCTCAAAAGGAGGATTGTTTGACGACAGTAAAACCTTGAGTCAATTAATAGGTCGCCCAACTACTCCCCTTAGCGAATCAATTAAAGCTTCGCTAACCACATAA
- a CDS encoding SEC-C metal-binding domain-containing protein — translation MREAARKESEIFSELAEICASPGYLHAIAYLCYQNDTIRYADTLTPEDMLQRHSDFLVRTEISTLIGLACKEQLNIDLPSNEAIKRYIDKTDSLLKEIHESMKPSIEYIFDPSKVWDQNFNPFRDGLVLREAIFYSGESAYDFQYRDLSKIKYEKDNDWFLRNKGFSIQQIIDVVTSLQSLQNYKTNNVVREISDKDPSEWTFLPVYQFTAQEISDISNIAIDTVKSVIESFVASISIDEFNSLDDFNPLNAYPVIRLPGDEYLLFQIYSLVQALYETPFFWFNDDAAYRSMAMQHRGEFTENFSAERLKLVFGEDRVFTNIDIYNSKVKAGEIDVLVVFADRAIILQAKSKKLTIASRKGNDNSLQSDFKKAIQEAYDQAYLWCATLLNEKKYKLIDKSGNELNINRKYKEIYPFCVVSEHYPALSFQAGQFLKFEETENIKPPFVMDVFLLDVMTEMLQSPLHFLSYVNRRTSYGEKIISTHELTILSCHLKQNLWVDAEHTMLVLGDDICVYLDVAMLVRRDGVPGSDTPEGILTKYKGTIFDQIIRDIDTLEHSAIISLGFTLLSLNEDAIEMINNGITELIKLGRKDGQHHDLTLMNEGGSGLTIHCNDDHESISLPRLESHCEQRKYTQKASTWFGICIGQKVPRLRFGINKEYEWVQSNEIDELVQDLPKPQNLKGKNKINFTPEPRQSKKVGRNEKCPCGSGKKYKKCCLKQEWRM, via the coding sequence ATGAGAGAGGCAGCCAGAAAAGAATCTGAGATTTTTTCGGAGTTAGCTGAAATATGCGCTTCTCCAGGATACCTTCATGCAATTGCATACCTTTGCTATCAGAACGACACAATTAGATATGCTGATACTTTAACTCCAGAGGACATGCTTCAGCGACACTCGGATTTTTTGGTGAGAACTGAAATATCAACTCTTATAGGGCTTGCTTGCAAAGAACAACTAAATATAGACTTGCCATCGAATGAAGCAATCAAAAGATACATTGACAAGACTGATTCTTTGCTGAAAGAAATTCATGAGTCTATGAAGCCGTCAATAGAATACATATTTGATCCAAGTAAAGTGTGGGATCAGAATTTCAATCCATTTAGAGATGGCTTAGTCTTGAGAGAGGCGATTTTTTACAGTGGAGAAAGTGCATATGATTTTCAATACAGAGACCTTTCAAAGATAAAATACGAGAAAGATAACGATTGGTTCTTGAGGAATAAAGGATTTTCTATTCAGCAAATAATTGATGTCGTGACATCATTGCAATCGCTACAAAACTATAAAACTAATAACGTAGTGCGAGAAATCTCTGATAAAGATCCTAGCGAATGGACTTTTCTTCCAGTATATCAGTTTACTGCACAAGAAATTAGTGACATCTCAAATATTGCAATTGATACCGTAAAATCTGTTATTGAATCATTCGTAGCATCCATTAGCATTGATGAATTCAACTCCCTAGATGACTTTAATCCTCTAAATGCCTATCCAGTTATTCGACTACCAGGGGATGAATATTTATTATTTCAAATTTATAGTTTGGTGCAGGCATTATATGAAACACCGTTTTTTTGGTTTAACGATGATGCAGCCTATCGTTCTATGGCGATGCAGCATAGAGGTGAATTTACTGAAAACTTTTCTGCTGAGAGATTGAAGCTTGTATTTGGTGAGGATCGTGTATTTACAAATATAGATATCTACAATTCTAAAGTCAAGGCTGGTGAAATTGATGTATTGGTCGTCTTTGCCGACAGAGCAATAATTCTACAGGCGAAGTCAAAGAAGCTGACTATTGCTTCACGTAAAGGTAACGATAACAGCTTACAGTCTGATTTTAAGAAAGCTATTCAGGAGGCATACGATCAGGCTTATCTGTGGTGCGCCACTCTATTAAACGAAAAAAAATATAAGCTTATTGATAAGAGCGGAAATGAGCTAAATATTAATCGAAAGTACAAGGAAATTTATCCTTTTTGTGTGGTTTCTGAGCATTATCCAGCTCTCTCGTTCCAAGCAGGGCAGTTTTTGAAATTCGAGGAAACTGAAAATATCAAGCCTCCATTTGTAATGGATGTTTTTTTGCTTGATGTAATGACAGAGATGTTGCAGTCGCCCTTACATTTCTTGAGTTATGTAAATAGACGAACATCTTATGGCGAAAAAATTATCTCCACTCATGAGTTAACCATTCTTTCTTGTCATTTGAAGCAGAATTTGTGGGTGGATGCTGAGCATACAATGCTGGTGCTTGGTGATGATATATGCGTTTATCTTGATGTTGCGATGCTAGTAAGACGAGATGGCGTTCCCGGTTCAGATACCCCTGAGGGAATTTTAACAAAATACAAAGGGACGATATTTGATCAAATAATAAGGGATATAGATACGCTTGAACACTCTGCAATAATTAGTCTTGGATTTACCTTACTCTCGTTGAATGAAGATGCCATTGAGATGATAAATAATGGTATCACTGAATTAATTAAGCTAGGCAGAAAAGATGGTCAACATCATGATCTAACTCTTATGAACGAGGGGGGATCAGGTTTGACTATTCATTGCAATGATGATCACGAATCTATATCATTGCCACGTTTAGAAAGTCACTGTGAACAAAGAAAGTACACACAAAAAGCAAGCACATGGTTTGGAATTTGTATTGGGCAAAAAGTTCCGAGACTAAGATTTGGTATAAACAAAGAATACGAATGGGTTCAGTCTAATGAAATAGATGAATTAGTGCAAGATTTGCCCAAGCCACAGAACCTTAAAGGAAAAAATAAGATTAATTTTACCCCTGAACCTAGACAATCGAAGAAAGTAGGGCGCAATGAAAAATGTCCATGTGGGAGCGGCAAAAAATACAAGAAGTGCTGCCTGAAGCAAGAGTGGAGAATGTGA
- a CDS encoding NADP-dependent isocitrate dehydrogenase, which yields MSNQTSKITYTFTDEAPALATYSLLPIVQAFTRAADIEVELKDISLAGRIIANFAEYLTESQRQPDALAELGDLAKSPSAYIIKLPNISASLPQLTAAIAELQAKGYNIPNYPADPQTEEEKAIKAKYSKVLGSAVNPVLREGNSDRRVAAAVKEFAKKHPHSVGAWSKDSKSHVAHMTDGDFYGSEKSVVIPKADVVKIELITADGSTQVLKEKTPVLEGEVIDASVMSVKALREFYAQEIAKAKEEDILLSLHVKATMMKISDPILFGHAVTVYYQDVFAKYADVFAQLGIKPNNGLGDVYAKIQSLPAEQKEAIAADLEAVYEKQPRLAMVNSDKGITNLHVPSDVIIDASMAATIRTSGKMWGSDGKPYDTKAMIPDRCYATIYQACVEFCQENGAFDVTTMGNVANVGLMAQKAEEYGSHDKTFEIPADGVVRVSDETGTVLIEHPVAKGDIWRMCQTKDLPIQDWVKLAVNRARATGNPTIFWLDEHRAHDANLITKVKTYLQDHDTAGLDIQILSPVAAMQFTCEQIKVGKNVISVTGNVLRDYLTDLFPILELGTSAKMLSIVPLLAGGGLFETGAGGSAPKHVQQFLEEGHLRWDSLGEFLAIAVTLEDLGRKTNNENAQILAVALDQANSLYLNNDKSPSRKIGGIDNRGSHFYIALYWAQALAEQNQNLELKSKFAELAKVLADKESQIIQELSAVQGQSVDIGGYYFADSDKANQAMRPSQTLNEAISSLH from the coding sequence ATGAGCAATCAAACCTCAAAAATCACCTATACCTTTACCGATGAAGCTCCAGCCCTAGCAACCTATTCCCTGCTGCCCATAGTTCAAGCTTTTACGAGAGCCGCCGACATCGAGGTTGAACTCAAAGATATTTCTCTGGCTGGGCGGATTATTGCAAATTTTGCTGAATATTTAACCGAATCACAACGTCAACCTGATGCCCTTGCCGAACTGGGAGACTTGGCTAAATCACCCAGCGCCTATATCATCAAGCTCCCGAATATTAGCGCCTCTCTACCACAGTTAACGGCTGCGATCGCAGAGTTACAAGCCAAGGGTTACAACATCCCTAACTATCCTGCTGATCCGCAAACCGAGGAAGAGAAGGCGATTAAGGCGAAATATTCTAAGGTGTTGGGCAGTGCGGTTAATCCAGTATTGCGTGAAGGTAATAGCGATCGCCGTGTCGCCGCCGCTGTCAAAGAATTTGCCAAAAAGCATCCCCATTCCGTTGGGGCATGGTCAAAGGATTCCAAATCCCATGTAGCGCATATGACTGATGGCGATTTCTACGGTAGCGAGAAATCGGTAGTAATTCCCAAGGCTGACGTAGTCAAGATTGAATTAATCACAGCCGATGGTTCCACTCAAGTTCTCAAAGAGAAAACCCCTGTATTGGAAGGCGAAGTAATTGATGCTTCGGTGATGAGTGTCAAGGCTTTGCGGGAGTTTTATGCTCAAGAAATTGCTAAGGCGAAGGAAGAAGATATTTTGCTGTCTCTCCATGTCAAGGCGACGATGATGAAGATCTCTGACCCGATTCTATTTGGTCATGCGGTGACGGTCTATTATCAAGATGTATTCGCAAAATATGCGGATGTCTTTGCACAATTGGGAATCAAACCGAATAATGGTTTGGGCGATGTTTATGCCAAGATTCAATCTTTACCTGCTGAACAAAAAGAAGCGATCGCAGCAGATTTAGAAGCAGTTTACGAAAAGCAACCACGTCTGGCGATGGTTAATTCCGACAAGGGAATTACCAATCTGCACGTTCCTAGCGATGTGATTATTGATGCATCAATGGCGGCGACAATTCGGACTTCTGGCAAGATGTGGGGCTCAGACGGCAAGCCCTACGACACCAAGGCAATGATTCCCGATCGCTGTTATGCCACGATTTATCAAGCCTGTGTTGAATTTTGTCAGGAAAATGGAGCCTTTGATGTCACCACGATGGGCAATGTCGCCAATGTGGGCTTGATGGCTCAGAAAGCGGAAGAATATGGCTCCCATGATAAGACTTTTGAAATCCCTGCGGATGGCGTGGTGCGCGTTAGTGATGAGACTGGGACTGTCCTCATTGAGCATCCTGTCGCTAAGGGTGATATCTGGCGGATGTGTCAAACCAAAGACTTACCGATTCAGGACTGGGTCAAACTTGCTGTCAATCGGGCTAGAGCCACAGGCAATCCGACGATTTTTTGGCTAGATGAACATCGTGCCCATGACGCGAATCTGATTACTAAGGTCAAGACCTATTTGCAAGACCATGACACAGCAGGGCTAGACATCCAGATCCTGTCACCTGTGGCGGCGATGCAATTTACCTGCGAACAAATTAAAGTCGGTAAAAATGTGATTTCCGTAACTGGTAACGTGTTGCGGGACTATCTCACGGATTTATTCCCAATTCTTGAACTTGGCACTAGTGCCAAAATGCTTTCAATCGTGCCATTGCTGGCGGGTGGTGGACTGTTTGAAACGGGTGCGGGTGGTTCTGCTCCTAAACACGTTCAGCAGTTTCTCGAAGAGGGGCATTTACGTTGGGATTCGCTTGGAGAATTTTTAGCGATCGCGGTTACGCTCGAAGACCTCGGACGCAAAACCAACAATGAGAATGCGCAGATCTTGGCGGTCGCTTTAGACCAAGCCAACAGTCTCTATCTCAATAACGATAAATCGCCTTCCCGCAAGATTGGAGGTATCGATAATCGCGGCAGTCATTTCTATATCGCGCTTTACTGGGCGCAGGCTCTAGCGGAACAAAATCAGAATTTGGAACTAAAGTCGAAATTCGCTGAGTTGGCGAAGGTATTGGCGGATAAGGAAAGCCAAATTATTCAAGAATTGAGCGCTGTTCAAGGTCAATCCGTTGATATTGGCGGCTATTATTTCGCTGATTCTGATAAGGCTAATCAAGCGATGCGCCCTAGTCAGACCCTGAATGAGGCGATTAGTTCACTCCATTGA
- a CDS encoding ATP-binding protein yields the protein MIEPIGYILGTKDATPLEFWVAVSDGKVLRLDDVVQVKTDRPDKKGIVNFYGVVDHVRTIHEGTQFDTDTFLVTNGSMPVNVSYAAHIQVTRIEPEEYLPPQPSDAVYLAEDENLRFALNFDGMEQRISAGIMRNGSPAYLNYEFIDGTKGAHVNISGISGVATKTSFALFLLHSIFNSAALGSKRANTKALIFNVKGEDLFFLDKANNKMREEDRNTYHALDLPVEPFRDVRFCVAPKKNTLEIEPHLDQRSDNISAYVWGMREFCRDRLFRFLFAGDDLERGNIGFLASIVEERLARLAMDNDKYDKKLGFLPRASLDLDDTYGEEDKDKVETFRDLIEFLEEKLVENPDQKWLGRNAPATAEALTRRLWGIADEMGHLIRGDLPAEELQKYKLDPLDAEYQLTIADINKLGSKAQKFVVGVLLQKLFMEKEKRGQYPVVFIVLDELNKYAPKEGRSPIKDLLVEIAERGRSLGIILIGAQQTASEVERRVVGQAAVRVVGRLDSAEVERPEYNFLTGACRKRSLLLKSGSMFIHQPEVPSPLLVGFPFPAYATRLREVQINEVEEKVLKSKVKRL from the coding sequence ATGATCGAGCCGATTGGATACATATTAGGAACCAAAGATGCTACCCCACTTGAGTTTTGGGTGGCGGTGAGTGATGGCAAAGTCCTTCGTCTCGATGATGTCGTGCAAGTGAAAACCGATCGCCCTGACAAAAAAGGGATTGTCAACTTTTATGGTGTTGTTGATCATGTGCGAACCATCCATGAGGGGACGCAATTTGATACAGATACATTTCTGGTTACCAATGGCAGTATGCCCGTCAATGTATCCTATGCCGCCCATATCCAAGTCACGCGGATTGAGCCTGAAGAATATTTACCGCCACAACCGAGCGATGCTGTTTATTTAGCTGAAGATGAGAACCTGAGATTTGCGTTGAATTTCGATGGCATGGAGCAGCGCATCTCCGCAGGAATTATGCGAAATGGGAGTCCTGCCTATTTGAATTATGAATTTATCGATGGGACGAAGGGCGCTCATGTCAATATTTCGGGGATTTCGGGAGTGGCAACAAAGACTTCTTTTGCTTTATTTTTACTGCATTCCATTTTTAATTCGGCGGCTTTAGGTTCTAAAAGAGCAAATACTAAGGCGCTGATTTTTAATGTCAAAGGGGAAGATTTGTTCTTCTTAGATAAAGCAAACAATAAAATGCGTGAAGAAGATCGCAATACTTATCATGCTCTCGATCTACCTGTAGAGCCATTTCGAGATGTACGGTTTTGTGTTGCGCCGAAGAAAAATACACTAGAGATAGAGCCACACCTCGATCAACGTTCTGATAATATCTCAGCTTATGTGTGGGGGATGCGCGAATTTTGTCGCGATCGCCTATTTCGCTTTCTATTTGCAGGAGACGATCTGGAGCGCGGGAACATAGGTTTTTTAGCAAGTATTGTCGAAGAACGTCTTGCTCGATTGGCGATGGACAATGACAAATATGATAAGAAGCTAGGATTTTTGCCTAGAGCTAGTCTGGACTTAGATGATACCTATGGGGAAGAAGACAAAGATAAGGTGGAAACATTTCGAGATTTGATTGAATTTCTTGAAGAGAAGTTAGTCGAGAATCCCGATCAGAAATGGCTAGGACGGAATGCTCCTGCCACTGCGGAGGCTCTAACGCGGCGTTTATGGGGAATTGCTGATGAAATGGGACATCTCATTCGCGGCGATCTACCTGCGGAAGAATTGCAAAAATATAAACTCGATCCCCTTGATGCGGAATATCAGCTAACGATCGCAGATATTAACAAGCTCGGCAGCAAAGCCCAAAAGTTTGTGGTGGGTGTATTGCTCCAAAAGCTCTTCATGGAAAAGGAAAAGCGCGGTCAATATCCCGTTGTCTTTATCGTTCTTGATGAATTAAATAAATACGCACCAAAGGAAGGTCGCAGTCCTATTAAAGATTTGCTAGTAGAAATCGCAGAACGAGGGCGATCGCTTGGCATTATCTTAATCGGCGCACAACAAACCGCCTCAGAGGTGGAGCGGCGTGTGGTTGGACAGGCGGCGGTGCGGGTAGTTGGTCGTCTGGACTCCGCCGAAGTGGAACGCCCTGAGTATAACTTCTTGACAGGTGCTTGTCGGAAGCGATCGCTATTATTGAAATCTGGCAGCATGTTTATCCATCAGCCCGAAGTTCCATCACCTTTGCTGGTTGGATTTCCTTTCCCTGCCTATGCAACGAGGTTGCGAGAAGTCCAAATTAATGAGGTTGAAGAAAAGGTTCTTAAAAGTAAAGTTAAGCGACTTTAA
- a CDS encoding SRPBCC family protein, producing the protein MTDSSYPKFMQSHQQLDQKLGKKIVTKISAGSAMFMAIAIACCTPTLPARAALFDGPVDRLPSVQRDSLRKGQTVVTGSSGKYVARVLLTASPDAVWRVLTDYANLYKFIPNMTSSKIIENRGTRKVIEQVDSRQVFLVSIVSRTKLAIQETDRKQIDFRLIDGDLAQMEGYWKIEPVSSVPRRPANQILITYTVNAQPKSGTPTDAFYGIFKEALGDTLQAIKREVANRN; encoded by the coding sequence ATGACAGACTCATCCTATCCAAAGTTTATGCAGTCTCATCAACAACTAGATCAGAAATTAGGCAAGAAAATCGTGACAAAAATTTCCGCAGGCTCGGCAATGTTTATGGCGATCGCGATCGCTTGCTGCACTCCAACCCTCCCTGCCCGTGCTGCACTCTTTGATGGTCCAGTTGATCGTCTGCCCTCAGTGCAGCGTGATTCATTGCGCAAAGGGCAAACAGTGGTCACAGGTAGCAGCGGTAAATATGTAGCGCGAGTACTACTCACTGCCTCACCTGATGCAGTTTGGCGAGTTTTGACTGACTATGCCAACCTTTATAAATTTATTCCCAACATGACTTCCAGCAAGATCATCGAAAATCGTGGCACTCGTAAAGTGATTGAGCAAGTGGATTCGCGTCAAGTCTTCTTAGTTTCGATTGTTTCGCGCACCAAGCTTGCTATTCAAGAAACTGATCGCAAACAAATCGATTTTCGACTTATTGATGGCGATCTTGCCCAAATGGAAGGCTACTGGAAAATTGAACCCGTCTCCTCAGTACCACGTCGTCCTGCCAATCAAATTCTGATTACTTACACTGTCAATGCTCAGCCTAAGAGTGGTACTCCTACTGATGCGTTCTATGGAATTTTCAAAGAAGCTTTAGGTGATACATTACAGGCGATTAAACGAGAAGTTGCAAATAGAAACTAA
- a CDS encoding phosphoribosylanthranilate isomerase gives MYIKICGITKLDQAQVIAQMGVDALGFICVSSSPRYINPTAIGQITSSLLSAQPEIARLSEIDLIGVFLNSSISEISETVALAGLNAVQLHGDESPEFCDQLRSHLSATHPKIKLIKALRVKDQIGLEQAHLFSNTVDAVLLDAYDPHMAGGTGKTLDWQMLRDFRPACDWWLAGGLSPENVADAIALVNPHGLDVSSGVEWTAGDKDLSKVKQFVQRCNGDHVVAVAQHSSAG, from the coding sequence ATGTATATCAAAATTTGTGGCATTACGAAACTCGATCAAGCCCAAGTGATCGCGCAAATGGGAGTCGATGCGCTTGGTTTTATCTGTGTATCCTCTTCACCACGATATATCAACCCAACTGCGATCGGGCAAATCACATCTAGTCTACTCTCTGCCCAGCCTGAGATTGCCAGATTATCAGAGATCGATTTGATTGGGGTATTTCTTAATTCCAGTATCAGTGAAATTAGTGAAACAGTTGCGCTAGCTGGACTAAACGCGGTGCAACTACATGGCGATGAATCTCCAGAATTTTGTGATCAACTGCGATCGCATCTAAGTGCTACTCACCCGAAAATAAAGCTAATTAAAGCATTACGAGTCAAAGATCAAATAGGTTTAGAGCAAGCACATCTTTTTAGTAATACAGTTGATGCGGTTTTACTTGATGCTTATGATCCGCACATGGCGGGAGGCACTGGCAAAACTCTTGATTGGCAAATGTTGCGCGATTTTCGCCCAGCTTGTGACTGGTGGTTAGCGGGAGGCTTATCACCTGAAAATGTTGCCGATGCGATCGCTTTAGTAAATCCACATGGTTTAGATGTATCAAGTGGGGTCGAATGGACTGCTGGGGATAAAGATTTGTCGAAAGTTAAGCAATTTGTGCAGAGATGTAATGGCGATCACGTAGTAGCAGTAGCCCAGCACTCAAGTGCTGGCTAA